Proteins encoded in a region of the Panthera tigris isolate Pti1 chromosome B2, P.tigris_Pti1_mat1.1, whole genome shotgun sequence genome:
- the TNF gene encoding tumor necrosis factor — protein MSTESMIRDVELAEEALPKKAGGPQGSRRCLCLSLFSFLLVAGATTLFCLLHFGVIGPQREELPHGLQLINPLPQTLRSSSRTPSDKPVAHVVANPEAEGQLQWLSRRANALLANGVELTDNQLKVPSDGLYLIYSQVLFTGQGCPSTHVLLTHTISRFAVSYQTKVNLLSAIKSPCQRETPEGAEAKPWYEPIYLGGVFQLEKGDRLSAEINLPDYLDFAESGQVYFGIIAL, from the exons ATGAGCACTGAAAGCATGATCCGGGACGTGGAGCTGGCCGAGGAGGCACTCCCCAAGAAGGCAGGGGGCCCCCAGGGCTCCAGAAGGTGCTTGTGCCTcagcctcttctccttcctcctcgtCGCAGGAGCCACCACACTCTTCTGCCTGCTGCACTTTGGAGTGATCGGCCCCCAGAGGGAAGAG CTCCCACATGGCCTGCAACTAATCAACCCTCTGCCCCAGACACTCA gATCATCTTCTCGAACTCCGAGTGACAAGCCAGTAGCCCATGTAGTAG caaACCCCGAAGCTGAAGGGCAACTCCAGTGGCTGAGCCGGCGTGCCAATGCCCTCCTGGCCAATGGCGTGGAGCTGACAGACAACCAGCTGAAGGTGCCCTCAGACGGGCTGTACCTCATCTACTCCCAGGTCCTCTTCACGGGCCAAGGATGTCCTTCCACACATGTGCTCCTCACCCACACCATCAGCCGCTTTGCCGTTTCCTACCAGACCAAGGTCAACCTCCTCTCTGCCATCAAGAGCCCTTGCCAGAGGGAGACCCCAGAGGGGGCTGAGGCCAAGCCCTGGTATGAGCCCATCTACCTGGGAGGGGTCTTCCAACTGGAGAAGGGTGATCGACTCAGCGCTGAGATCAATCTGCCTGACTATCTTGACTTTGCCGAGTCTGGGCAAGTCTACTTTGGAATCATTGCCCTGTGA
- the LTA gene encoding lymphotoxin-alpha isoform X1, whose protein sequence is MAVSPRAGRRPSSAPCPAPLTVSLPPPQVLPMTPPGRLYLLRVCSAPLLLLLLGLLLALPPEAQGLPGVGISPSAARTTYQHPQKHFAQGTLKPAAHLIGDPSTQNSLRWRANTDRAFLRHGFSLSNNSLLVPTSGLYFVYSQVVFSGEGCFPKATPTPLYLAHEVQLFSSQYPFHVPLLSAQKSVCPGPQGPWVRSVYQGAVFLLTQGDQLSTHTDGISHLLLSPSSVFFGAFAL, encoded by the exons ATGGCTGTCTCTCCGCGGGCAGGCAGGAGGCCGTCATCTGCACCTTGCCCcgccccactcactgtctctctcccccccccgcaGGTTCTCCCCATGACACCACCTGGAAGGCTCTACCTCCTGCGGGTGTGCagcgcccccctcctcctcctccttctggggCTGCTGCTGGCCCTGCCGCCTGAGGCCCAG GGGCTTCCTGGTGTTGGCATCTCACCCTCGGCTGCCCGGACTACCTATCAGCACCCTCAGAAGCACTTCGCACAAGGCACCCTCAAACCTGCTGCTCATCTTATTG GAGACCCCAGCACCCAGAACTCACTGCGCTGGAGAGCAAACACAGATCGTGCCTTCCTCCGCCATGGCTTCTCCTTGAGCAACAATTCCCTCCTGGTCCCCACCAGTGGCCTCTACTTTGTCTACTCTCAGGTGGTCTTCTCTGGGGAAGGCTGCTTCCCCAAGGCCACCCCAACCCCTCTCTACCTGGCCCATGAGGTCCAGCTCTTCTCCTCCCAGTACCCCTTCCACGTGCCTCTCCTCAGTGCTCAGAAGTCCGTGTGCCCAGGGCCACAGGGACCTTGGGTGCGCTCTGTGTACCAGGGAGCTGTGTTCCTGCTCACCCAGGGAGATCAGCTATCCACTCACACAGATGGCATCTCCCACCTACTCCTCAGCCCCAGTAGTGTCTTCTTTGGAGCGTTTGCTCTGTAG
- the DDX39B gene encoding spliceosome RNA helicase DDX39B isoform X2, with protein MAENDVDNELLDYEEDEVETAAGGDGAEAPAKKDVKGSYVSIHSSGFRDFLLKPELLRAIVDCGFEHPSEVQHECIPQAILGMDVLCQAKSGMGKTAVFVLATLQQLEPVTGQVSVLVMCHTRELAFQISKEYERFSKYMPNVKVAVFFGGLSIKKDEEVLKKNCPHIVVGTPGRILALARNKSLNLKHIKHFILDECDKMLEQLDMRRDVQEIFRMTPHEKQVMMFSATLSKEIRPVCRKFMQDPMEIFVDDETKLTLHGLQQYYVKLKDNEKNRKLFDLLDVLEFNQVVIFVKSVQRCIALAQLLVEQNFPAIAIHRGMPQEERLSRYQQFKDFQRRILVATNLFGRGMDIERVNIAFNYDMPEDSDTYLHRVARAGRFGTKGLAITFVSDENDAKILNDVQDRFEVNISELPDEIDISSYIEQTR; from the exons ATGGCAGAGAACGATGTGGACAATGAGCTCTTGGACTATGAAGAAGATGAGGTGGAGACAGCAGCAGGGGGAGACGGGGCTGAGGCCCCTGCCAAGAAGGATGTCAAGGGCTCCTATGTCTCCATCCACAGCTCTGGCTTTCGTGACTTCCTACTGAAGCCAGAGTTGCTCCGGGCCATTGTTGACTGTGGCTTTGAGCATCCGTCAGAAG TCCAGCATGAGTGCATCCCTCAGGCCATTTTGGGAATGGATGTTCTATGCCAGGCCAAGTCAGGCATGGGAAAGACAGCAGTGTTTGTGCTGGCCACACTGCAACAGCTGGAGCCGGTTACTGGACAG gTGTCTGTGCTGGTGATGTGTCATACTCGGGAGTTGGCTTTTCAGATCAGCAAGGAGTATGAGCGCTTCTCTAAATACATGCCCAATGTCAAG GTCGCGGTGTTTTTTGGTGGTCTGTCTATCAAGAAGGATGAAGAGGTGCTGAAGAAGAACTGCCCGCATATCGTCGTGGGGACCCCTGGCCGCATCCTAGCCCTGGCTCGAAATAAGAGCCTCAATCTCAAACACATTAAACACTTTATCTTGGATGAATGTGATAAGATGCTTGAACAGCTCG ACATGCGTCGGGATGTCCAGGAAATTTTTCGCATGACCCCCCATGAGAAGCAGGTCATGATGTTCAGTGCTACCTTGAGCAAAGAGATCCGTCCAGTCTGCCGCAAGTTCATGCAAGAC ccaaTGGAGATCTTCGTGGATGATGAGACGAAGCTGACGCTGCATGGGTTGCAGCAGTACTACGTGAAACTGAAGGACAACGAGAAGAACCGGAAGCTCTTTGACCTTCTCGATGTCCTTGAGTTCAATCAG GTGGTGATCTTTGTGAAGTCTGTGCAGCGTTGCATTGCCCTGGCCCAGCTTCTAGTGGAGCAGAACTTCCCAGCCATTGCCATCCACCGAGGGATGCCCCAGGAGGAGAG GCTTTCTCGGTATCAGCAGTTTAAAGATTTTCAACGACGAATTCTTGTGGCCACCAACCTATTTGGCCGAGGCATGGACATTGAACGGGTGAACATTGCCTTCAACTATGACATGCCTGAGGATTCTGACACCTACCTGCATCGG gTGGCCCGAGCAGGCCGGTTTGGCACCAAGGGCTTGGCCATCACGTTTGTGTCAGATGAAAACGATGCCAAGATCCTCAATGACGTGCAGGATCGCTTTGAAGTCAATATTAGTGAGCTGCCTGATGAGATAGACATTTCCTCCTACA TTGAACAGACGCGGTAG
- the DDX39B gene encoding spliceosome RNA helicase DDX39B isoform X3 has protein sequence MAENDVDNELLDYEEDEVETAAGGDGAEAPAKKDVKGSYVSIHSSGFRDFLLKPELLRAIVDCGFEHPSEVQHECIPQAILGMDVLCQAKSGMGKTAVFVLATLQQLEPVTGQVSVLVMCHTRELAFQISKEYERFSKYMPNVKVAVFFGGLSIKKDEEVLKKNCPHIVVGTPGRILALARNKSLNLKHIKHFILDECDKMLEQLDMRRDVQEIFRMTPHEKQVMMFSATLSKEIRPVCRKFMQDVVIFVKSVQRCIALAQLLVEQNFPAIAIHRGMPQEERLSRYQQFKDFQRRILVATNLFGRGMDIERVNIAFNYDMPEDSDTYLHRVARAGRFGTKGLAITFVSDENDAKILNDVQDRFEVNISELPDEIDISSYIEQTR, from the exons ATGGCAGAGAACGATGTGGACAATGAGCTCTTGGACTATGAAGAAGATGAGGTGGAGACAGCAGCAGGGGGAGACGGGGCTGAGGCCCCTGCCAAGAAGGATGTCAAGGGCTCCTATGTCTCCATCCACAGCTCTGGCTTTCGTGACTTCCTACTGAAGCCAGAGTTGCTCCGGGCCATTGTTGACTGTGGCTTTGAGCATCCGTCAGAAG TCCAGCATGAGTGCATCCCTCAGGCCATTTTGGGAATGGATGTTCTATGCCAGGCCAAGTCAGGCATGGGAAAGACAGCAGTGTTTGTGCTGGCCACACTGCAACAGCTGGAGCCGGTTACTGGACAG gTGTCTGTGCTGGTGATGTGTCATACTCGGGAGTTGGCTTTTCAGATCAGCAAGGAGTATGAGCGCTTCTCTAAATACATGCCCAATGTCAAG GTCGCGGTGTTTTTTGGTGGTCTGTCTATCAAGAAGGATGAAGAGGTGCTGAAGAAGAACTGCCCGCATATCGTCGTGGGGACCCCTGGCCGCATCCTAGCCCTGGCTCGAAATAAGAGCCTCAATCTCAAACACATTAAACACTTTATCTTGGATGAATGTGATAAGATGCTTGAACAGCTCG ACATGCGTCGGGATGTCCAGGAAATTTTTCGCATGACCCCCCATGAGAAGCAGGTCATGATGTTCAGTGCTACCTTGAGCAAAGAGATCCGTCCAGTCTGCCGCAAGTTCATGCAAGAC GTGGTGATCTTTGTGAAGTCTGTGCAGCGTTGCATTGCCCTGGCCCAGCTTCTAGTGGAGCAGAACTTCCCAGCCATTGCCATCCACCGAGGGATGCCCCAGGAGGAGAG GCTTTCTCGGTATCAGCAGTTTAAAGATTTTCAACGACGAATTCTTGTGGCCACCAACCTATTTGGCCGAGGCATGGACATTGAACGGGTGAACATTGCCTTCAACTATGACATGCCTGAGGATTCTGACACCTACCTGCATCGG gTGGCCCGAGCAGGCCGGTTTGGCACCAAGGGCTTGGCCATCACGTTTGTGTCAGATGAAAACGATGCCAAGATCCTCAATGACGTGCAGGATCGCTTTGAAGTCAATATTAGTGAGCTGCCTGATGAGATAGACATTTCCTCCTACA TTGAACAGACGCGGTAG
- the ATP6V1G2 gene encoding V-type proton ATPase subunit G 2 isoform X3, which translates to MKRIKNHGENGKPKLKPRQSQGIQQLLQAEKRAAEKVADARKRKARRLKQAKEEAQMEVEHYRREREQEFQSKQQAAMGSQGNLSAEVEQATRRQRLYGP; encoded by the exons ATGAAGAGGATTAAAAATCATGGTGAAAAtggaaaaccaaaactaaaaccaCG TCAGTCTCAGGGTATCCAGCAGCTCCTGCAAGCTGAGAAGCGGGCGGCTGAGAAGGTGGCAGATGCCAGAAAGA GGAAGGCCCGGCGTCTGAAGCAGGCAAAGGAGGAGGCCCAGATGGAGGTGGAGCATTACCGTCGAGAGCGAGAGCAGGAATTCCAGAGCAAGCAGCAGGCG GCCATGGGCTCCCAGGGGAACCTCTCAGCTGAGGTGGAGCAGGCTACGAGACGCCAG AGACTTTATGGTccctga
- the ATP6V1G2 gene encoding V-type proton ATPase subunit G 2 isoform X4, with the protein MEVEHYRREREQEFQSKQQAAMGSQGNLSAEVEQATRRQVQGMQSSQQRNRERVLAQLLGMVCDVRPQVHPNYRIAV; encoded by the exons ATGGAGGTGGAGCATTACCGTCGAGAGCGAGAGCAGGAATTCCAGAGCAAGCAGCAGGCG GCCATGGGCTCCCAGGGGAACCTCTCAGCTGAGGTGGAGCAGGCTACGAGACGCCAGGTACAGGGCATGCAGAGCTCCCAGCAGAGAAACCGTGAACGCGTCCTGGCCCAACTTCTTGGCATGGTCTGTGACGTCAGGCCCCAGGTCCACCCCAACTACCGGATTGCTGTCTAG
- the ATP6V1G2 gene encoding V-type proton ATPase subunit G 2 isoform X1, with product MKRIKNHGENGKPKLKPRQSQGIQQLLQAEKRAAEKVADARKRKARRLKQAKEEAQMEVEHYRREREQEFQSKQQAAMGSQGNLSAEVEQATRRQVQGMQSSQQRNRERVLAQLLGMVCDVRPQVHPNYRIAV from the exons ATGAAGAGGATTAAAAATCATGGTGAAAAtggaaaaccaaaactaaaaccaCG TCAGTCTCAGGGTATCCAGCAGCTCCTGCAAGCTGAGAAGCGGGCGGCTGAGAAGGTGGCAGATGCCAGAAAGA GGAAGGCCCGGCGTCTGAAGCAGGCAAAGGAGGAGGCCCAGATGGAGGTGGAGCATTACCGTCGAGAGCGAGAGCAGGAATTCCAGAGCAAGCAGCAGGCG GCCATGGGCTCCCAGGGGAACCTCTCAGCTGAGGTGGAGCAGGCTACGAGACGCCAGGTACAGGGCATGCAGAGCTCCCAGCAGAGAAACCGTGAACGCGTCCTGGCCCAACTTCTTGGCATGGTCTGTGACGTCAGGCCCCAGGTCCACCCCAACTACCGGATTGCTGTCTAG
- the LTA gene encoding lymphotoxin-alpha isoform X2: MTPPGRLYLLRVCSAPLLLLLLGLLLALPPEAQGLPGVGISPSAARTTYQHPQKHFAQGTLKPAAHLIGDPSTQNSLRWRANTDRAFLRHGFSLSNNSLLVPTSGLYFVYSQVVFSGEGCFPKATPTPLYLAHEVQLFSSQYPFHVPLLSAQKSVCPGPQGPWVRSVYQGAVFLLTQGDQLSTHTDGISHLLLSPSSVFFGAFAL; encoded by the exons ATGACACCACCTGGAAGGCTCTACCTCCTGCGGGTGTGCagcgcccccctcctcctcctccttctggggCTGCTGCTGGCCCTGCCGCCTGAGGCCCAG GGGCTTCCTGGTGTTGGCATCTCACCCTCGGCTGCCCGGACTACCTATCAGCACCCTCAGAAGCACTTCGCACAAGGCACCCTCAAACCTGCTGCTCATCTTATTG GAGACCCCAGCACCCAGAACTCACTGCGCTGGAGAGCAAACACAGATCGTGCCTTCCTCCGCCATGGCTTCTCCTTGAGCAACAATTCCCTCCTGGTCCCCACCAGTGGCCTCTACTTTGTCTACTCTCAGGTGGTCTTCTCTGGGGAAGGCTGCTTCCCCAAGGCCACCCCAACCCCTCTCTACCTGGCCCATGAGGTCCAGCTCTTCTCCTCCCAGTACCCCTTCCACGTGCCTCTCCTCAGTGCTCAGAAGTCCGTGTGCCCAGGGCCACAGGGACCTTGGGTGCGCTCTGTGTACCAGGGAGCTGTGTTCCTGCTCACCCAGGGAGATCAGCTATCCACTCACACAGATGGCATCTCCCACCTACTCCTCAGCCCCAGTAGTGTCTTCTTTGGAGCGTTTGCTCTGTAG
- the DDX39B gene encoding spliceosome RNA helicase DDX39B isoform X1, whose protein sequence is MRSPCSGMAENDVDNELLDYEEDEVETAAGGDGAEAPAKKDVKGSYVSIHSSGFRDFLLKPELLRAIVDCGFEHPSEVQHECIPQAILGMDVLCQAKSGMGKTAVFVLATLQQLEPVTGQVSVLVMCHTRELAFQISKEYERFSKYMPNVKVAVFFGGLSIKKDEEVLKKNCPHIVVGTPGRILALARNKSLNLKHIKHFILDECDKMLEQLDMRRDVQEIFRMTPHEKQVMMFSATLSKEIRPVCRKFMQDPMEIFVDDETKLTLHGLQQYYVKLKDNEKNRKLFDLLDVLEFNQVVIFVKSVQRCIALAQLLVEQNFPAIAIHRGMPQEERLSRYQQFKDFQRRILVATNLFGRGMDIERVNIAFNYDMPEDSDTYLHRVARAGRFGTKGLAITFVSDENDAKILNDVQDRFEVNISELPDEIDISSYIEQTR, encoded by the exons ATGCGCTCGCCTTGCTCAG GAATGGCAGAGAACGATGTGGACAATGAGCTCTTGGACTATGAAGAAGATGAGGTGGAGACAGCAGCAGGGGGAGACGGGGCTGAGGCCCCTGCCAAGAAGGATGTCAAGGGCTCCTATGTCTCCATCCACAGCTCTGGCTTTCGTGACTTCCTACTGAAGCCAGAGTTGCTCCGGGCCATTGTTGACTGTGGCTTTGAGCATCCGTCAGAAG TCCAGCATGAGTGCATCCCTCAGGCCATTTTGGGAATGGATGTTCTATGCCAGGCCAAGTCAGGCATGGGAAAGACAGCAGTGTTTGTGCTGGCCACACTGCAACAGCTGGAGCCGGTTACTGGACAG gTGTCTGTGCTGGTGATGTGTCATACTCGGGAGTTGGCTTTTCAGATCAGCAAGGAGTATGAGCGCTTCTCTAAATACATGCCCAATGTCAAG GTCGCGGTGTTTTTTGGTGGTCTGTCTATCAAGAAGGATGAAGAGGTGCTGAAGAAGAACTGCCCGCATATCGTCGTGGGGACCCCTGGCCGCATCCTAGCCCTGGCTCGAAATAAGAGCCTCAATCTCAAACACATTAAACACTTTATCTTGGATGAATGTGATAAGATGCTTGAACAGCTCG ACATGCGTCGGGATGTCCAGGAAATTTTTCGCATGACCCCCCATGAGAAGCAGGTCATGATGTTCAGTGCTACCTTGAGCAAAGAGATCCGTCCAGTCTGCCGCAAGTTCATGCAAGAC ccaaTGGAGATCTTCGTGGATGATGAGACGAAGCTGACGCTGCATGGGTTGCAGCAGTACTACGTGAAACTGAAGGACAACGAGAAGAACCGGAAGCTCTTTGACCTTCTCGATGTCCTTGAGTTCAATCAG GTGGTGATCTTTGTGAAGTCTGTGCAGCGTTGCATTGCCCTGGCCCAGCTTCTAGTGGAGCAGAACTTCCCAGCCATTGCCATCCACCGAGGGATGCCCCAGGAGGAGAG GCTTTCTCGGTATCAGCAGTTTAAAGATTTTCAACGACGAATTCTTGTGGCCACCAACCTATTTGGCCGAGGCATGGACATTGAACGGGTGAACATTGCCTTCAACTATGACATGCCTGAGGATTCTGACACCTACCTGCATCGG gTGGCCCGAGCAGGCCGGTTTGGCACCAAGGGCTTGGCCATCACGTTTGTGTCAGATGAAAACGATGCCAAGATCCTCAATGACGTGCAGGATCGCTTTGAAGTCAATATTAGTGAGCTGCCTGATGAGATAGACATTTCCTCCTACA TTGAACAGACGCGGTAG
- the NFKBIL1 gene encoding NF-kappa-B inhibitor-like protein 1 isoform X1 — MSNPSPQVPEGEASTSVCRPKTSMASTSRRQRRERRFRRYLSAGRLVRAQALLQRHPGLDVDAGQPPPLHRACARHDAPALCLLLRLGADPAHQDRHGDTALHAAARQGPDAYTDFFLPLLSRCPSAMGIKNKDGETPGQILGWGPPWDSAEEEEEDEASKEREWRQKLQGELEDEWQEVIGRFEDDASHETQEPESFSAWSDRLAREHAQKQQQHEAEGARRPPRAEGSSHNWRQQEEEQRLFRERARAKEEELRESRAKRAQEARGDRGPEPARAGPRAEHPRGAGRGSLWRFGDVPWPCPGGGDPEAMAAALVARGPPLEEQGALRRYLRVQQVRWHPDRFLQRFRSQIETWELGRVMGAVTALSQALNRHAEALK; from the exons ATGAGTAACCCCTCCCCCCAGGTCCCAGAGGGAGAAGCCTCCACATCTGTCTGCCGG cCCAAGACTTCCATGGCCTCCACTTCCCGCCGCCAACGCCGAGAGCGTCGCTTCCGTCGTTACTTGTCTGCAGGACGGCTGGTCCGGGCCCAAGCCCTCCTCCAGAGACACCCGGGCCTTGATGTAGATGCTGGGCAACCCCCACCACTGCACCGGGCCTGTGCCCGGCACGatgcccctgccctgtgcctgCTTCTTCGGCTTGGGGCTGACCCTGCCCACCAGGACCGCCACGGGGACACGGCGCTGCACGCTGCTGCCCGCCAGGGCCCTGATG CCTACACGGACTTCTTCCTGCCACTGCTGAGTCGCTGCCCCTCTGCTATGGGAATAAAGAATAAGGATGGGGAGACCCCTGGGCAAATTCTGGGCTGGGGGCCTCCCTGGGATTCtgctgaagaagaggaagaagacgaGGCCTCTAAGGAGCGGGAATGGAGGCAGAAGCTGCAGGGAGAACTGGAGGATGAGTGGCAGGAGGTCATCGGGAGGTTTGAAG ATGATGCTTCCCATGAGACCCAGGAACCCGAGTCCTTCTCAGCCTGGTCAGATCGCCTGGCCCGGGAACAtgcccagaagcagcagcagcacgaGGCAGAGGGAGCCCGCCGACCCCCACGGGCTGAGGGCTCCAGTCACAACTGGCGacagcaggaggaggagcagcGGCTCTTCCGAGAGCGAGCCCGGGCCAAGGAGGAAGAACTGCGTGAGAGCCGAGCCAAGAGGGCACAGGAGGCTCGTGGGGACCGAGGGCCAGAGCCAGCCAGGGCTGGGCCCAGGGCAGAGCACCcaagaggagcagggaggggcagcctTTGGCGCTTTGGCGAtgtgccctggccctgccctgggggaggggacccagAGGCCATGGCTGCAGCCCTGGTGGCCAGGGGCCCCCCCTTGGAGGAGCAGGGGGCTCTGAGGAGGTACTTGAGGGTCCAGCAGGTCCGCTGGCACCCTGACCGCTTCCTGCAGCGATTCCGAAGCCAGATTGAGACCTGGGAGCTGGGCCGCGTGATGGGAGCTGTGACGGCCCTTTCTCAAGCCCTGAATCGCCACGCGGAGGCCCTCAAGTGA
- the ATP6V1G2 gene encoding V-type proton ATPase subunit G 2 isoform X2 produces MASQSQGIQQLLQAEKRAAEKVADARKRKARRLKQAKEEAQMEVEHYRREREQEFQSKQQAAMGSQGNLSAEVEQATRRQVQGMQSSQQRNRERVLAQLLGMVCDVRPQVHPNYRIAV; encoded by the exons ATGGCCAGTCAGTCTCAGGGTATCCAGCAGCTCCTGCAAGCTGAGAAGCGGGCGGCTGAGAAGGTGGCAGATGCCAGAAAGA GGAAGGCCCGGCGTCTGAAGCAGGCAAAGGAGGAGGCCCAGATGGAGGTGGAGCATTACCGTCGAGAGCGAGAGCAGGAATTCCAGAGCAAGCAGCAGGCG GCCATGGGCTCCCAGGGGAACCTCTCAGCTGAGGTGGAGCAGGCTACGAGACGCCAGGTACAGGGCATGCAGAGCTCCCAGCAGAGAAACCGTGAACGCGTCCTGGCCCAACTTCTTGGCATGGTCTGTGACGTCAGGCCCCAGGTCCACCCCAACTACCGGATTGCTGTCTAG
- the NFKBIL1 gene encoding NF-kappa-B inhibitor-like protein 1 isoform X2, with amino-acid sequence MASTSRRQRRERRFRRYLSAGRLVRAQALLQRHPGLDVDAGQPPPLHRACARHDAPALCLLLRLGADPAHQDRHGDTALHAAARQGPDAYTDFFLPLLSRCPSAMGIKNKDGETPGQILGWGPPWDSAEEEEEDEASKEREWRQKLQGELEDEWQEVIGRFEDDASHETQEPESFSAWSDRLAREHAQKQQQHEAEGARRPPRAEGSSHNWRQQEEEQRLFRERARAKEEELRESRAKRAQEARGDRGPEPARAGPRAEHPRGAGRGSLWRFGDVPWPCPGGGDPEAMAAALVARGPPLEEQGALRRYLRVQQVRWHPDRFLQRFRSQIETWELGRVMGAVTALSQALNRHAEALK; translated from the exons ATGGCCTCCACTTCCCGCCGCCAACGCCGAGAGCGTCGCTTCCGTCGTTACTTGTCTGCAGGACGGCTGGTCCGGGCCCAAGCCCTCCTCCAGAGACACCCGGGCCTTGATGTAGATGCTGGGCAACCCCCACCACTGCACCGGGCCTGTGCCCGGCACGatgcccctgccctgtgcctgCTTCTTCGGCTTGGGGCTGACCCTGCCCACCAGGACCGCCACGGGGACACGGCGCTGCACGCTGCTGCCCGCCAGGGCCCTGATG CCTACACGGACTTCTTCCTGCCACTGCTGAGTCGCTGCCCCTCTGCTATGGGAATAAAGAATAAGGATGGGGAGACCCCTGGGCAAATTCTGGGCTGGGGGCCTCCCTGGGATTCtgctgaagaagaggaagaagacgaGGCCTCTAAGGAGCGGGAATGGAGGCAGAAGCTGCAGGGAGAACTGGAGGATGAGTGGCAGGAGGTCATCGGGAGGTTTGAAG ATGATGCTTCCCATGAGACCCAGGAACCCGAGTCCTTCTCAGCCTGGTCAGATCGCCTGGCCCGGGAACAtgcccagaagcagcagcagcacgaGGCAGAGGGAGCCCGCCGACCCCCACGGGCTGAGGGCTCCAGTCACAACTGGCGacagcaggaggaggagcagcGGCTCTTCCGAGAGCGAGCCCGGGCCAAGGAGGAAGAACTGCGTGAGAGCCGAGCCAAGAGGGCACAGGAGGCTCGTGGGGACCGAGGGCCAGAGCCAGCCAGGGCTGGGCCCAGGGCAGAGCACCcaagaggagcagggaggggcagcctTTGGCGCTTTGGCGAtgtgccctggccctgccctgggggaggggacccagAGGCCATGGCTGCAGCCCTGGTGGCCAGGGGCCCCCCCTTGGAGGAGCAGGGGGCTCTGAGGAGGTACTTGAGGGTCCAGCAGGTCCGCTGGCACCCTGACCGCTTCCTGCAGCGATTCCGAAGCCAGATTGAGACCTGGGAGCTGGGCCGCGTGATGGGAGCTGTGACGGCCCTTTCTCAAGCCCTGAATCGCCACGCGGAGGCCCTCAAGTGA